The following are from one region of the Catenulispora sp. EB89 genome:
- a CDS encoding type III PLP-dependent enzyme, whose protein sequence is MNVQGIEYEELAERFGTPLYVYDGDVLTEAIAGLRRALHPALEFFYSLKANPNISVFDVLRAGGARAEVSSLVELRTALAAGATPENIIFLGPGKSERELTACLEAGIHAIVCESFAELDEIERLAAARGVRQRVLLRVNPEVAIGGSRLTMGGKPRQFGIDEAQVLSAGNLAKKYGHADVAGVQVYLGTRILDAEVVGKNTAYILDLADRVADSTGIRLDTVDIGGGLGVAYFEGERDLDPADLAAQLNPQLAAFAESHPDTRLIMESGRYLAGKAGTYVIGVRYVKESMGERFAVADGGTHHHMAAVGIGSFVKRNFPAELLSRRADHADQSGEAGAPESWNVTGPLCTPNDSILKHAQLPPLRPGDLLGIRCSGAYGPSASPGLFLSHGFPAEVLVVDGTAHLVRRRDEPEDLMSPQYLYRSALPVEGREPAETVAV, encoded by the coding sequence ATGAACGTCCAGGGCATCGAATACGAGGAGTTGGCCGAGCGCTTCGGCACGCCCCTCTACGTCTACGACGGCGACGTGCTCACCGAGGCGATCGCCGGGCTGCGCCGAGCGCTGCACCCGGCCCTGGAGTTCTTCTACTCGCTGAAGGCCAACCCGAACATCAGCGTCTTCGACGTGCTCCGGGCCGGCGGCGCGCGCGCCGAGGTCTCCTCGCTCGTCGAACTGCGCACCGCGCTCGCGGCCGGTGCGACGCCCGAGAACATCATCTTCCTCGGCCCGGGCAAGAGCGAGCGCGAGCTGACCGCGTGCCTGGAGGCCGGGATCCACGCGATCGTCTGCGAGTCGTTCGCGGAACTGGACGAGATCGAGCGTCTCGCCGCCGCGCGCGGAGTGCGTCAGCGGGTGCTGTTGCGGGTCAACCCGGAGGTCGCGATCGGCGGGTCCCGGCTGACCATGGGCGGCAAACCCCGCCAGTTCGGCATCGACGAGGCGCAGGTGCTCTCGGCCGGCAACCTGGCGAAGAAGTACGGCCACGCCGACGTGGCCGGCGTCCAGGTCTACCTGGGCACCCGGATCCTGGACGCCGAGGTGGTCGGCAAGAACACCGCCTACATCCTGGACCTGGCCGACCGGGTGGCGGACAGCACCGGCATCCGGCTGGACACCGTCGACATCGGCGGGGGTCTGGGTGTCGCGTACTTCGAGGGCGAGCGGGACCTCGACCCCGCCGACCTGGCCGCGCAGCTCAACCCGCAGCTGGCGGCGTTCGCCGAGAGCCACCCGGACACCCGCCTGATCATGGAGTCGGGCCGATACCTGGCGGGCAAGGCCGGGACGTACGTGATCGGCGTGCGCTATGTGAAGGAGTCCATGGGGGAGCGGTTCGCGGTCGCGGACGGCGGCACCCACCACCACATGGCGGCGGTCGGCATCGGTTCCTTCGTCAAGCGGAACTTCCCGGCGGAGCTGCTGAGCCGGCGCGCAGACCACGCCGACCAGTCCGGCGAGGCTGGGGCGCCCGAGTCCTGGAACGTGACCGGTCCGCTGTGCACGCCCAACGACTCGATCCTCAAGCACGCGCAGCTGCCGCCGCTGCGGCCCGGCGACCTGCTCGGCATCCGCTGCTCCGGCGCCTACGGGCCCTCGGCGTCGCCGGGCCTGTTCCTCAGCCACGGGTTCCCGGCCGAGGTGCTGGTCGTGGACGGCACCGCGCACCTGGTGCGCCGCCGTGACGAGCCCGAGGACCTGATGAGCCCGCAGTACCTCTATCGCAGTGCGCTGCCTGTCGAGGGACGCGAACCCGCCGAGACCGTAGCGGTGTGA
- a CDS encoding 3-oxoacyl-[acyl-carrier-protein] synthase III C-terminal domain-containing protein, which translates to MSLPRSTDPVEDLLVRAGRGPMERRMFAKVFGLRQSPTLAADERMEDLLVRAGLDALGGEPAQLILYGHTLLNSDLDSADARLDGLRSRLGQSDTAFYGVSHINCAAMLRSVELARRFLTRPGAGPAERVLVLGGDQASSHQGRARVIPGVAVPGDAAVGVMVHAPTTRRRPRYRYLGGASSRDARFHRNQRMSPPELGLFQEASGEQTVRTLRRAVAAASLTVDRVDWVMPHLTSRMFWGRVSRSSGIPKDRICLDLIPELGHNYGADALLALEHADRSGRLRPGDRCVLFAIGQGAYFQAMVVEVEEDS; encoded by the coding sequence GTGAGCCTGCCCCGGTCGACCGATCCCGTGGAGGATCTGCTGGTCCGGGCCGGGCGCGGACCCATGGAACGCCGGATGTTCGCCAAGGTCTTCGGGCTGCGCCAAAGCCCGACGCTGGCCGCGGACGAGCGAATGGAGGACCTGCTGGTCCGGGCCGGCCTGGACGCGCTCGGCGGCGAGCCAGCGCAGCTGATTCTGTACGGACACACGCTGCTGAACTCCGACCTCGACAGTGCCGACGCGCGTCTGGACGGGCTGCGCTCCCGGCTCGGGCAGTCCGACACCGCGTTCTACGGCGTGTCGCACATCAACTGCGCCGCGATGCTGCGCTCGGTGGAACTCGCTCGGCGCTTCCTGACCCGGCCGGGTGCCGGTCCCGCGGAGCGGGTGCTGGTCCTCGGCGGCGACCAGGCCAGCAGCCACCAGGGCCGGGCGCGGGTCATCCCCGGCGTCGCAGTGCCCGGCGACGCCGCCGTGGGCGTCATGGTCCACGCCCCGACCACGCGGCGCCGACCGCGCTACCGGTACCTGGGCGGCGCGTCCTCCCGGGACGCCCGCTTCCACCGCAACCAGCGGATGTCGCCGCCGGAGCTCGGGCTGTTCCAGGAGGCCAGCGGCGAGCAGACGGTGCGCACGCTGCGGCGGGCGGTGGCGGCCGCGAGCCTGACCGTGGACCGGGTCGACTGGGTCATGCCGCACCTGACCAGCCGGATGTTCTGGGGCCGGGTCAGCCGGAGCTCGGGCATCCCGAAGGACCGGATCTGCCTGGACCTGATTCCGGAGCTGGGCCACAACTACGGGGCCGACGCGCTGCTGGCGCTGGAGCACGCCGACCGCTCGGGCCGGCTGCGGCCGGGCGACCGCTGCGTGCTGTTCGCCATCGGTCAGGGCGCGTACTTCCAGGCGATGGTCGTCGAGGTCGAGGAGGATTCATGA
- a CDS encoding acyl-CoA dehydrogenase family protein, whose amino-acid sequence MSISTLSQAGMAECEKAGREEGLAAGLAAVLSGTSVAETAPGRYAAVPAAGAEGAGPDGGATVLRHRLADAEGVVFVECPGQHPDGGPTWTEVARLLAAVRLGVLRAALDRAVEHLSGRESGGEPLIRKQLIVGAIADVMAGSEMLRASVATQGGPAALADVHTRLDVLGWEVLKLFGAAGYLAEGPGRALYVSALVAGTWVPREEVSE is encoded by the coding sequence ATGAGTATCAGTACCTTGTCGCAGGCCGGCATGGCGGAGTGCGAGAAGGCCGGACGCGAGGAAGGCCTGGCGGCGGGCCTGGCAGCGGTGCTGTCGGGGACGTCGGTCGCCGAGACCGCGCCGGGCCGGTACGCGGCGGTGCCTGCCGCCGGCGCGGAGGGCGCGGGCCCGGACGGCGGCGCAACGGTGCTCCGTCACCGCCTCGCCGACGCGGAGGGCGTCGTCTTCGTGGAATGCCCGGGTCAGCACCCTGACGGCGGTCCGACGTGGACCGAGGTGGCCCGGCTGCTGGCCGCGGTCCGGCTCGGCGTGCTGCGCGCCGCCCTCGACCGGGCGGTCGAGCACCTATCCGGCCGGGAGTCGGGCGGCGAGCCGCTGATCCGCAAACAACTGATCGTCGGCGCGATCGCCGATGTCATGGCGGGCAGTGAAATGCTGCGCGCCTCCGTGGCGACGCAGGGTGGGCCGGCCGCGCTTGCCGACGTCCACACCCGTCTGGACGTTCTGGGCTGGGAGGTCCTGAAGCTCTTCGGCGCCGCGGGCTACCTGGCGGAGGGCCCGGGCCGCGCTCTGTACGTGTCCGCGCTCGTGGCGGGCACCTGGGTTCCCCGCGAAGAGGTGTCGGAATGA
- a CDS encoding acyl-CoA dehydrogenase family protein translates to MIELDDQLRAVRDGARVLAEDLRGRALAIDADPEAMAEHLNSDAFELLRITATPAEFREPLSGGLKLPDGASLPDRGNCLMNVVSLIEVARGDMATVLACPAPGLPGVLIEVLGDAAQQEVFFRRLHGGQTWPFFAMTEAAHGSDAGAMDTRFEPDGAGGWLLSGSKRYVGNAARGGVGVVFGRTGRSALSVRAALVELPAPGWSGTRLDTVGLRGAYLSELVFDAVPVAPEMMLGAHLPVAQRGLWGALKTFNQVRLHVAAGAVGTALAMVEYVGEHRKTAPGLDVAVARAEAGREALYMAAARLDRSPERSYWSSAAKLAAVEMAVGTGRWAARVMGPGGLLEHPLLEKWTRDVCAFEFMDGTSNIQRLHVQRGYQTGDADA, encoded by the coding sequence ATGATCGAGCTCGATGACCAGCTGCGCGCCGTGCGGGACGGCGCGCGCGTGCTGGCTGAGGATCTGCGGGGCCGGGCACTGGCGATCGACGCCGATCCGGAAGCGATGGCAGAGCATCTGAACTCCGATGCCTTCGAACTGCTCCGGATCACCGCGACACCCGCGGAGTTCCGCGAGCCGCTGTCCGGCGGTCTGAAACTGCCCGACGGAGCGTCGCTGCCGGACCGCGGGAACTGCCTGATGAACGTGGTGAGCCTGATCGAGGTCGCCCGGGGCGACATGGCGACCGTGCTGGCCTGCCCCGCCCCGGGCCTGCCCGGAGTCCTGATCGAGGTACTGGGTGATGCCGCACAGCAGGAGGTGTTCTTCCGGCGGTTGCACGGCGGGCAGACGTGGCCGTTCTTCGCGATGACGGAGGCCGCGCACGGGAGCGACGCCGGGGCGATGGACACGCGGTTCGAGCCCGACGGTGCGGGCGGCTGGTTGCTGTCCGGCTCCAAGCGGTACGTCGGGAACGCGGCGCGGGGCGGAGTGGGGGTGGTCTTCGGACGCACCGGGCGTTCGGCTCTGTCGGTTCGGGCGGCGTTGGTGGAGCTGCCGGCTCCGGGGTGGTCGGGGACGCGGTTGGACACCGTCGGGTTGCGGGGCGCGTATTTGAGCGAGTTGGTGTTCGACGCCGTGCCGGTGGCACCCGAGATGATGCTGGGTGCGCATCTGCCGGTGGCGCAGCGGGGGTTGTGGGGCGCTCTGAAGACGTTCAACCAGGTGCGCCTGCACGTCGCGGCCGGTGCGGTGGGGACGGCTTTGGCGATGGTCGAGTACGTGGGCGAGCACCGCAAAACCGCTCCGGGACTGGACGTGGCGGTCGCGCGGGCCGAGGCCGGACGCGAGGCGCTGTACATGGCGGCGGCGCGGCTGGATCGCAGTCCGGAGCGGTCGTACTGGTCGAGCGCTGCGAAATTGGCGGCGGTGGAGATGGCCGTGGGCACGGGTCGCTGGGCGGCTCGGGTGATGGGTCCGGGCGGCTTGCTGGAGCATCCGCTGTTGGAGAAGTGGACGCGGGACGTGTGCGCGTTCGAGTTCATGGACGGCACGAGCAACATCCAGCGGCTGCATGTCCAGCGCGGCTATCAGACCGGGGACGCGGATGCCTGA
- a CDS encoding acyl carrier protein, whose translation MDRAEILLQLRSSLSEVLNREVPELREDARLFDDLSLDSTSVIELLMSLEDTVGLEIDPEELAPEVFKTVASLAEYVEAGLAKTAKA comes from the coding sequence ATGGACCGTGCCGAGATTCTTCTCCAGCTGCGCAGCAGCCTGTCCGAGGTGCTGAACCGGGAGGTCCCCGAACTGCGGGAGGACGCGCGGCTGTTCGACGACCTGTCGTTGGACTCGACCAGCGTCATCGAGCTGCTGATGAGCCTGGAGGACACCGTCGGGCTGGAGATCGACCCCGAGGAGCTGGCGCCCGAGGTGTTCAAGACCGTCGCCAGCCTGGCCGAGTATGTCGAGGCCGGACTGGCCAAGACCGCGAAGGCCTAG
- a CDS encoding 4'-phosphopantetheinyl transferase superfamily protein, with product MRIGVDLMSVSRFARVAEHRRYRALVFTERELSEAGQLGSARCLERLAGRFCVKEATCKLLGRGFGQGLRWPDIEVCADDWGAPAVALSGGARRLADEAGIGDIAVALTHQVDLVMAVAASDRGRPPSPYRAAPREQDAGAGAVGGLDDVARMAAEVFGSSEIHVAAAESFAGDLGATSALTIELLTRLEEHYGVRIPEPDFYQMTDLPGTRRAVARAVASARDAASVPEPAAAVG from the coding sequence ATGAGGATCGGCGTCGACCTGATGTCGGTGTCCCGCTTCGCGCGGGTCGCCGAGCACCGCCGCTACCGCGCGCTGGTGTTCACCGAGCGCGAGCTGAGCGAGGCCGGGCAGCTCGGTTCGGCGCGCTGCCTCGAACGGCTGGCCGGGCGGTTCTGCGTCAAGGAGGCCACCTGCAAACTGCTCGGCCGGGGCTTCGGCCAGGGGTTGCGATGGCCCGACATCGAGGTCTGCGCCGATGACTGGGGCGCCCCCGCGGTGGCGCTGTCCGGCGGTGCGCGGCGGCTGGCCGACGAGGCCGGGATCGGCGATATCGCCGTGGCGCTCACCCACCAGGTGGATCTGGTGATGGCGGTCGCCGCCTCGGACCGGGGCCGCCCGCCGTCCCCCTACCGCGCCGCGCCCCGGGAGCAGGACGCGGGCGCCGGGGCGGTCGGCGGGCTGGACGACGTCGCGCGGATGGCGGCGGAGGTGTTCGGCTCCAGCGAGATCCACGTCGCCGCGGCCGAGTCCTTCGCCGGCGACCTCGGCGCCACGTCCGCGCTGACCATCGAACTGCTGACCCGCCTCGAGGAGCACTACGGCGTGCGGATCCCCGAACCGGACTTCTACCAGATGACCGATCTGCCCGGCACCCGCCGGGCGGTGGCGCGGGCGGTGGCCTCGGCCCGGGACGCGGCGAGCGTCCCCGAGCCGGCGGCCGCGGTCGGCTGA
- a CDS encoding amino acid adenylation domain-containing protein, with protein sequence MSSLALGTEPSVAEDHLHGWFLRSALADPEAVALRIGRESFTYRRLHERALALAGELTARHAEHRPRRVGLLASRSEQAYAGILAAGYAGAAVVPLNPEFPAERTARMIAAAELDALVVDESGLAVVPRVAEVLAGVPVVHEPGGAAPLERPRTPGPEDTAYILFTSGSTGRPKGVPVLHRNVCAYLRFVHDRYRFGPDDVFSQTFDLTFDLAMFDLFTAWGSGGTLVSVPPRAFASVAAFVARHGITVWFSSPSVIPFLRRRSALGPDSLAGLRYSLFCGEPLLSRDAADWQAAAPDSVVENLYGPTELTISCSVHRWDPATSPGRCVNDVVPIGSLHPGSEYLLLGPEGNPNPDNGELCVTGPQMFPGYLDPADDEGRFLDHEAKRWYRTGDLVLRLPDGELGYLGRRDHQVKIHGIRVELAEVESALRRCAGVTDAVAVAVGGELFAFCIGEPRPAADLMEELGGFFPRELIPRRYEYVEEFPLNANRKTDRPALAARAASSLSRTESEF encoded by the coding sequence ATGAGCAGTCTGGCGCTTGGGACGGAGCCGAGTGTTGCCGAGGACCACCTGCACGGCTGGTTCCTGCGGAGCGCGCTGGCCGACCCGGAGGCGGTGGCGCTGCGGATCGGCCGGGAGAGCTTCACCTATCGGCGGCTGCACGAACGGGCGCTGGCCCTGGCCGGCGAGCTGACGGCCCGGCACGCCGAGCACCGGCCGCGCCGCGTCGGCCTGCTCGCGTCCCGCAGCGAGCAGGCGTACGCCGGGATCCTGGCCGCCGGCTACGCGGGCGCCGCGGTGGTGCCGCTCAACCCGGAGTTCCCGGCCGAGCGCACCGCGCGGATGATCGCCGCCGCTGAGCTGGACGCGCTCGTGGTCGACGAGTCCGGCCTGGCCGTCGTGCCGCGGGTCGCCGAGGTGCTGGCCGGAGTGCCGGTCGTGCACGAGCCGGGCGGCGCCGCGCCGCTGGAGCGGCCCCGCACGCCCGGCCCGGAGGACACCGCCTACATCCTGTTCACCTCGGGATCCACCGGACGCCCCAAGGGCGTGCCGGTCCTGCATCGCAACGTCTGCGCCTACCTGCGCTTCGTGCATGACCGCTACCGCTTCGGCCCGGACGACGTGTTCTCCCAGACCTTCGACCTCACCTTCGACCTGGCGATGTTCGACCTGTTCACGGCGTGGGGCAGCGGCGGGACCCTGGTCTCGGTGCCGCCCCGGGCCTTCGCCTCGGTGGCCGCCTTCGTCGCCAGGCACGGCATCACCGTGTGGTTCTCCTCGCCGAGCGTGATCCCGTTCCTGCGGCGACGCAGTGCGCTCGGTCCCGACTCCCTGGCCGGACTGCGCTACAGCCTGTTCTGCGGCGAGCCGCTGCTGAGCCGGGACGCGGCCGACTGGCAGGCGGCCGCGCCGGACTCCGTGGTGGAGAACCTTTACGGCCCGACCGAGCTGACCATCTCCTGCAGCGTGCACCGGTGGGATCCGGCGACCTCGCCCGGCCGGTGCGTCAACGACGTCGTGCCGATCGGCTCGCTGCATCCGGGCAGCGAGTACCTGCTGCTCGGCCCCGAGGGGAATCCGAACCCGGACAACGGCGAACTGTGCGTCACCGGCCCGCAGATGTTTCCCGGCTATCTCGACCCGGCGGACGACGAGGGACGCTTTCTCGACCACGAGGCAAAACGCTGGTACCGCACCGGCGACCTGGTCCTGCGGCTTCCCGACGGCGAACTGGGCTACCTGGGCCGCCGGGACCACCAGGTGAAGATCCACGGGATCCGGGTGGAGCTCGCCGAGGTCGAGTCGGCGCTGCGGCGCTGCGCCGGGGTCACCGACGCCGTGGCCGTGGCCGTCGGCGGAGAGCTGTTCGCGTTCTGTATCGGCGAACCCCGCCCCGCCGCGGACCTGATGGAGGAACTCGGCGGGTTCTTCCCCCGGGAGCTGATCCCGCGGCGGTACGAGTACGTCGAGGAGTTCCCGCTCAACGCGAACCGGAAGACCGACCGGCCCGCGCTCGCCGCGCGGGCGGCGAGCAGCCTTTCCCGAACGGAAAGTGAGTTCTGA
- a CDS encoding 3-oxoacyl-[acyl-carrier-protein] synthase III C-terminal domain-containing protein: MAYSATALGAVGLSRVAVRIPSRAEPVADVVARAGYDEREARKFNALGLRTVLSLADGERMEDLLLDAGHAALDGRPAALVLYGHTLLTRKIDLCDGAFRESLRDRLALGEASVFGVSHVNCVAGLRSIEFARRFLARRGGAADDRVLVLAGEQGSVFEHTRVFPGRSVSGDGVAAVVVQHPDAADRPRYRYLGGAASRDARFHRNLRMTPAEIAANTEVIRAQTLDVVRRAAEDAGVGFDGIDWVMPHLGNRMVWTSFCSQSGFPFERICLDLLAERAHNFGADALMALEHADRAGRLRPGDRCALVATARGAYFQAAIVEVLDDAS, translated from the coding sequence ATGGCCTACTCTGCGACCGCGTTGGGGGCGGTCGGTCTGTCCCGGGTGGCCGTCCGGATCCCCAGCCGGGCCGAGCCCGTGGCCGATGTCGTGGCGCGCGCCGGGTACGACGAGCGGGAAGCCCGGAAGTTCAACGCCCTGGGCCTGCGCACCGTCCTGAGCCTGGCCGACGGCGAGCGGATGGAGGACCTGCTGCTCGACGCGGGCCACGCGGCGCTCGACGGCCGGCCGGCCGCGCTGGTCCTCTACGGACACACGCTGCTGACCCGGAAGATCGACCTCTGCGACGGCGCGTTCCGGGAGTCGCTACGCGACCGGCTCGCCCTGGGCGAGGCGTCCGTCTTCGGCGTCTCCCACGTGAACTGCGTCGCCGGACTGCGCTCGATCGAGTTCGCCCGCCGCTTCCTGGCCCGGCGCGGCGGCGCCGCGGACGACCGGGTGCTGGTGCTCGCCGGCGAGCAGGGCAGCGTCTTCGAGCACACCAGGGTCTTCCCGGGCCGGTCGGTCTCCGGGGACGGGGTGGCCGCCGTCGTGGTCCAGCATCCCGACGCCGCGGACCGGCCGCGCTACCGGTACCTCGGCGGCGCCGCCAGCCGGGACGCCAGGTTCCATCGCAACCTGCGGATGACCCCGGCCGAGATCGCCGCGAACACCGAGGTCATCCGGGCGCAGACGCTCGACGTGGTCCGGCGCGCGGCCGAGGACGCGGGAGTGGGCTTCGACGGGATCGACTGGGTGATGCCGCACCTGGGGAACCGGATGGTCTGGACCAGCTTCTGCAGCCAGTCGGGCTTTCCGTTCGAGCGGATCTGTCTGGACCTGCTCGCCGAGCGGGCGCACAACTTCGGCGCCGACGCGCTGATGGCGCTCGAACACGCCGACCGCGCGGGGCGGCTGCGCCCCGGAGACCGCTGCGCGCTGGTGGCCACCGCCCGGGGCGCGTATTTCCAGGCGGCGATCGTCGAGGTTTTGGACGACGCGTCGTGA
- a CDS encoding acyl-CoA dehydrogenase family protein, with protein MIELDDYLRGVRDSAREASADLRSRALAIDADPDAMEAHFDSPVFATIRESDTPAEFRESASGFSRPPDAGGCLETVVAFTETACGDAATAFACPGPGLAGVMVRLLGDAAQQEVFFRRLHGGRTWPFFAMTEAAHGSDAGAMDTRFEPDGAGGWLLFGSKRYIGNAARGGIGVVFGRTGRSALSIRAALVELPAPGWSGVRLETVGLRGAYLSELTFEGVPVPGEMMLGEHLPVAQRGLWGALKTFNQVRLHVAAAAIGTALAMVEYVGEHRKSAPGLDVAVARAEAGRQALYAAAARLDRNPERAYWSSAVKVTAVEMAIQTGRWAARVMGPGGLLEHPLLEKWTRDVCAFEFMDGTSNMQRLHVQRGYQTGDADA; from the coding sequence ATGATCGAGCTCGACGACTATTTGCGCGGCGTGCGCGATTCCGCGCGCGAGGCGAGCGCCGACCTGCGTTCCCGGGCACTGGCGATCGACGCGGATCCGGACGCGATGGAGGCGCACTTCGACTCCCCGGTCTTCGCGACGATCCGGGAGTCCGATACTCCGGCGGAGTTCCGTGAGTCGGCGTCCGGCTTCTCTCGGCCGCCCGACGCCGGCGGCTGCCTGGAGACCGTGGTGGCTTTCACCGAGACCGCGTGCGGCGACGCGGCGACCGCGTTCGCCTGCCCGGGGCCGGGCCTGGCCGGCGTCATGGTGCGCCTGCTGGGTGACGCGGCGCAGCAGGAGGTGTTCTTCCGCCGGTTGCACGGCGGCCGGACGTGGCCGTTCTTCGCGATGACGGAGGCCGCGCACGGGAGCGACGCGGGCGCGATGGACACGCGGTTCGAGCCCGACGGCGCGGGCGGTTGGCTGCTGTTCGGCTCGAAACGGTACATCGGGAACGCCGCGCGCGGCGGCATCGGGGTGGTCTTCGGACGCACCGGGCGTTCGGCGCTGTCGATTCGGGCGGCGTTGGTGGAGCTGCCGGCTCCGGGGTGGTCCGGGGTGCGGTTGGAGACGGTGGGTCTGCGGGGCGCCTATCTGAGTGAGCTGACGTTCGAGGGCGTTCCGGTGCCCGGGGAGATGATGCTGGGCGAGCATCTGCCGGTGGCGCAACGCGGGTTGTGGGGCGCCCTGAAGACGTTCAACCAGGTGCGGTTGCACGTCGCGGCGGCCGCGATCGGCACTGCTTTGGCGATGGTGGAGTACGTCGGCGAGCACCGCAAAAGCGCTCCGGGACTGGATGTGGCGGTCGCGCGTGCGGAGGCCGGGCGCCAGGCGTTGTACGCGGCTGCGGCGCGACTGGACCGCAATCCGGAGCGGGCGTACTGGTCGAGCGCGGTGAAGGTGACGGCCGTGGAGATGGCGATCCAGACGGGTCGCTGGGCGGCTCGGGTGATGGGTCCGGGCGGCTTGCTGGAGCATCCGCTGTTGGAGAAGTGGACGCGGGACGTGTGCGCGTTCGAGTTCATGGACGGCACCAGCAACATGCAGCGGCTGCATGTCCAGCGCGGCTATCAGACCGGAGACGCAGATGCCTGA
- a CDS encoding NAD(P)/FAD-dependent oxidoreductase has product MYDAVVVGARCAGAATALLLARAGRRVLVVDRAAFPRDTMSTLYIQRRGVGYLDRWGLLDQVAAVCPALDRISYQIGDVRLEGFPRPVDGMRAAYAPRRYSLDAILVEAAVAAGAEFRESCCVEDLLYAGDRITGVRLRSGGALLDEPARLVVGADGMRSTVAARVGATDLVRDPPQTCVYYSFWAGAADHFELYEAPGRWVGAVPTNDGLTLVQAYFRQDEFSRVRADAPAAYLENVRTTAPELYERMLAGGQAGRLYGTGDQRNFFRTAAGPGWALAGDASHHRDSITARGITHAFLQADLLAGLVAPVLDDPARLDAALARYARERYDALLGDYHRTLSTARLAVPWHRVGMLREVAADPVRVEEFFSAMAGAPRSGAGSLTGAGTGTGTDADAAQSVRQAIAWMRDARRVRV; this is encoded by the coding sequence ATGTACGACGCCGTGGTCGTGGGCGCCCGATGCGCTGGTGCCGCCACCGCGCTGCTGCTGGCCCGCGCCGGACGGCGCGTGCTGGTGGTCGATCGGGCGGCGTTCCCGCGCGACACCATGTCCACCCTGTACATCCAGCGGCGAGGCGTGGGGTATCTGGACCGTTGGGGTCTGCTCGATCAGGTCGCCGCGGTGTGTCCCGCCCTGGACCGGATCAGCTATCAGATCGGCGACGTCCGTCTCGAAGGCTTCCCCCGGCCGGTCGACGGGATGCGGGCGGCGTACGCGCCCCGGCGCTACAGCCTGGACGCGATCCTGGTGGAGGCGGCGGTGGCCGCGGGCGCCGAGTTCCGCGAGTCCTGCTGCGTCGAGGACCTGCTGTACGCCGGGGACCGGATCACCGGGGTGCGGCTGCGCTCGGGCGGCGCCCTGCTCGACGAGCCCGCGCGCCTCGTCGTCGGCGCGGACGGCATGCGGTCCACGGTCGCCGCGCGCGTGGGGGCGACCGATCTGGTGCGCGACCCGCCGCAGACCTGCGTCTACTACTCGTTCTGGGCCGGTGCCGCCGACCACTTCGAGCTCTACGAGGCGCCCGGCCGGTGGGTCGGTGCGGTACCCACCAACGACGGCCTGACCCTGGTCCAGGCGTACTTCCGGCAGGACGAGTTCTCCCGGGTCCGCGCCGACGCGCCGGCCGCGTACCTGGAGAACGTCCGCACCACGGCTCCCGAGCTCTACGAACGGATGCTCGCGGGCGGGCAGGCCGGACGGCTGTACGGCACCGGGGACCAGCGCAACTTCTTCCGCACGGCCGCCGGTCCCGGCTGGGCCCTGGCCGGCGACGCCAGCCACCACCGGGACTCCATCACCGCCCGCGGCATCACGCACGCGTTCCTCCAAGCCGATCTGCTGGCCGGGCTGGTCGCCCCGGTGCTCGACGACCCGGCCCGGCTGGACGCCGCCCTGGCGCGCTACGCCCGGGAACGGTACGACGCGCTGCTCGGCGACTATCACAGGACCCTGAGCACGGCGCGGCTCGCCGTGCCCTGGCACCGGGTCGGGATGCTGCGCGAGGTCGCCGCCGATCCCGTGCGGGTCGAGGAGTTCTTCTCCGCGATGGCCGGCGCGCCGCGGTCCGGGGCCGGCAGCCTGACCGGTGCCGGCACCGGCACCGGCACCGACGCGGACGCCGCGCAGTCCGTGCGGCAGGCGATCGCGTGGATGCGCGATGCCCGGCGGGTTCGCGTGTGA
- a CDS encoding acyl carrier protein: MDRAEILVGLRSSLSEVLNREVPELREDARLFEDLSLDSTSVIELLMVLEDTVGLEIDPEELGPAVFSTVASLGDYIEAALAKTAKA, encoded by the coding sequence ATGGACCGTGCAGAGATTCTCGTCGGGCTGCGCAGCAGCCTGTCCGAGGTGTTGAACCGAGAGGTTCCCGAACTGCGGGAGGACGCGCGGCTGTTCGAGGACCTGTCGTTGGACTCGACCAGCGTCATCGAGCTGCTGATGGTCCTGGAGGACACCGTCGGATTGGAGATCGACCCCGAGGAGCTGGGTCCCGCGGTGTTCAGCACCGTCGCCAGCCTGGGCGACTACATCGAGGCCGCGCTGGCCAAGACCGCGAAGGCCTAG